The Hymenobacter sp. 5317J-9 genome has a window encoding:
- a CDS encoding cation diffusion facilitator family transporter, with translation MADANASKLSLYGGIAANVAIAISKFVAAYFTGSSAMLSEGIHSLVDTGNSGLLLYGTAQSQRPPDAEHPFGHSKELYFWGLIVAVLIFAIGGGMSFYEGIKHIQHPEPLEDAGWNYVVLGLSFLFEGIAFYLSVKALLAQSDANVGFVKMLRTSRDPAVFASVMENLAALIGLALAGIGVFLGHWLNNPYFDGGASIAIGLLLMLVAVFLVGRTKGLLVGTGVDAPTLANLERIARDQPQVREIRSPLTMYLGPNDVIMALDVDFADNMSSTQVAAAVEELQDAIRREHPEVQRIFIEAKNLVQTVAGK, from the coding sequence ATGGCCGACGCTAACGCTTCCAAACTTTCTCTCTACGGCGGCATCGCCGCCAACGTCGCCATTGCCATCAGCAAGTTTGTGGCGGCGTATTTCACCGGCTCTTCGGCCATGCTCTCGGAGGGCATTCACTCGCTCGTCGACACCGGCAACAGCGGGCTGTTGCTCTACGGCACGGCCCAAAGCCAGCGCCCGCCCGACGCCGAGCACCCGTTTGGGCACAGCAAGGAGCTGTATTTCTGGGGCCTGATTGTGGCCGTGCTGATTTTCGCCATCGGCGGCGGCATGTCGTTCTACGAGGGCATCAAGCACATTCAACACCCCGAGCCGCTCGAAGACGCCGGCTGGAACTACGTGGTGCTGGGCTTGTCCTTTCTGTTCGAGGGCATCGCGTTTTACTTGTCGGTGAAGGCGCTGCTGGCGCAGTCGGACGCCAACGTGGGCTTTGTGAAAATGCTGCGCACCAGCCGCGACCCGGCCGTGTTTGCGTCGGTGATGGAAAACCTGGCGGCCCTCATTGGCCTGGCGCTGGCGGGCATCGGCGTGTTTCTGGGGCATTGGCTCAATAATCCGTATTTCGACGGCGGCGCCTCCATCGCCATCGGGCTGCTGCTAATGCTGGTGGCCGTGTTTCTGGTGGGCCGCACCAAAGGCCTGCTGGTGGGCACCGGCGTGGACGCCCCCACACTCGCCAACCTCGAGCGCATTGCCCGCGACCAACCGCAGGTGCGCGAGATTCGCTCGCCCCTCACCATGTACCTCGGCCCGAACGACGTGATTATGGCCCTCGACGTAGACTTTGCCGACAACATGAGTTCGACCCAGGTGGCGGCGGCCGTGGAAGAGTTGCAGGACGCCATTCGGAGAGAGCACCCCGAAGTGCAGCGCATTTTCATCGAGGCGAAGAATCTGGTGCAGACGGTGGCTGGAAAGTAA
- a CDS encoding cation diffusion facilitator family transporter — protein sequence MSSPGSSSKLAIYGAIAANVAIAISKFVAAYFTGSSAMLSEGIHSLVDSGNGGLILHGVRQAEKPADKRHPFGRSKELYFWALIVAILVFSVGGGMSFYEGIEHLKNPAPLSDPTWNYWVLGLSLVFEGISCYLAFKAFNADRGDAGFWDTLRRSKDPSVFAILLEDLAALLGLVFALVGVFLGHSLNNPYLDGAASIAIGLLLVCVALFLIYKTKRLLVGTGVDDETLDAIEALVRAQPNVDQVGPPLTSYLGPADVILALDVEFAHHLTAEEIEHAIDALQDAIRAKYPEMKRIFVEAKSLSSREQTA from the coding sequence ATGAGTTCACCGGGTTCTTCTTCCAAGCTGGCCATTTACGGGGCCATCGCCGCCAACGTCGCCATTGCCATCAGCAAGTTTGTGGCGGCGTATTTCACCGGCTCTTCGGCCATGCTCTCGGAGGGCATTCACTCGCTCGTGGACAGTGGCAACGGCGGACTCATTCTGCACGGCGTGCGCCAGGCCGAGAAGCCCGCCGACAAACGGCATCCCTTCGGCCGCAGCAAGGAGCTGTATTTCTGGGCCCTGATTGTGGCCATTCTGGTGTTTTCGGTGGGCGGCGGCATGTCGTTCTACGAAGGCATTGAGCACCTCAAGAACCCCGCCCCCCTCTCCGACCCCACCTGGAACTACTGGGTGCTGGGCTTGTCCTTGGTGTTTGAGGGCATTTCCTGCTACTTGGCGTTCAAGGCCTTCAATGCCGACCGCGGCGATGCTGGCTTCTGGGACACGCTGCGGCGCAGCAAAGACCCGTCGGTGTTTGCCATTTTGCTCGAAGACCTGGCCGCCCTGCTGGGGCTGGTGTTTGCGCTGGTGGGCGTCTTCCTCGGGCATTCGCTCAACAATCCTTACCTCGACGGCGCGGCTTCCATTGCCATTGGCCTGCTGCTGGTGTGCGTGGCCTTGTTCCTCATTTACAAAACCAAGCGCCTGCTGGTGGGCACCGGCGTCGACGACGAAACCTTGGATGCCATCGAGGCTCTGGTGCGCGCCCAGCCCAACGTCGACCAGGTGGGCCCGCCCCTCACCTCCTACCTCGGCCCGGCCGATGTCATTCTGGCTCTTGATGTGGAGTTTGCCCACCACCTCACGGCCGAGGAAATCGAACACGCCATCGATGCGCTGCAGGACGCCATTCGGGCGAAGTACCCGGAGATGAAACGCATTTTTGTGGAGGCCAAGTCGCTGTCGAGCCGCGAGCAGACTGCCTAA
- a CDS encoding methylated-DNA--[protein]-cysteine S-methyltransferase codes for MNAATATLLTPLGPLALTGTDAGLSAVTFLNEAAEATEPAALATCLRPAHEQLRAYFGRELRDFNLTYAPSFGTDFQRQVWQTLAGIGYGRTASYLDVAKLLNNPKSVRAVGAANGQNPLAIVWPCHRVIGADGSLTGYAGGMHRKKWLLEFEQPVRQGGLFG; via the coding sequence ATGAACGCCGCCACCGCCACGCTGCTCACGCCCCTCGGCCCGCTTGCCCTCACCGGCACCGATGCGGGCCTGAGCGCCGTTACGTTCCTCAACGAAGCGGCCGAAGCTACGGAGCCCGCTGCCCTGGCCACCTGCCTGCGCCCAGCTCACGAGCAGCTGCGGGCATATTTCGGCCGCGAGCTGCGCGACTTCAACCTGACCTACGCCCCCAGTTTCGGCACCGACTTTCAGCGGCAGGTGTGGCAGACGCTGGCGGGCATCGGCTACGGCCGCACGGCGTCCTACCTCGACGTGGCCAAGCTGCTGAACAATCCCAAATCGGTGCGGGCCGTGGGCGCGGCCAATGGCCAGAACCCGCTGGCCATTGTGTGGCCCTGCCACCGCGTCATCGGGGCCGACGGTAGCCTGACGGGCTACGCCGGCGGCATGCACCGCAAAAAGTGGCTGCTGGAATTTGAGCAACCCGTGCGGCAGGGCGGGCTGTTTGGGTAA
- a CDS encoding amidohydrolase gives MRCSAILLRSLLAGVALAALSRPVQAQNAALNARIAQLATQEEAKVIAWRRDFHEHPELGNEETRTAGIVAAHLKKLGLEVQTGVGRTGVVGVLRGGKPGPVVALRADMDGLPLTESNDLPFASKVKSTYLGQPVGVMHACGHDTHVAMLMGAAEVLSQVKKDVPGTVKFIFQPAEEGSLPGVEGGAKLMVKEGVLDKPKVDAVFGVHIQAQTEVGNLTYRPGGEMASSDRFTIKVRGKGAHGAYPWNSVDPVVTSAQIIMGLQTIVSREIKLIDDAAVVTVGTVHGGVRYNVIPADVELSGTIRALDPAVQQRIWASIRRIATHIAESAGATAEVSIEPYVPVTSNDPALTARMLPTLQAAAGPGHVREIKAVTGAEDFSFYQEKVPGLFLFVGGMAKGQDPATAADHHTAGFRIDESGLTLGVKTLATLAVDYLGSGPRKQK, from the coding sequence ATGCGCTGCTCCGCTATTCTTCTTCGTTCTCTTTTGGCTGGCGTAGCACTGGCGGCGCTGAGCCGCCCGGTGCAGGCGCAAAACGCGGCCCTCAACGCCCGCATTGCCCAGCTGGCTACTCAGGAAGAAGCAAAGGTGATTGCCTGGCGGCGCGACTTCCACGAGCATCCCGAACTGGGCAACGAGGAAACCCGCACGGCCGGCATCGTGGCCGCCCACCTCAAAAAGCTGGGCCTGGAAGTGCAAACCGGCGTGGGGCGCACCGGCGTGGTGGGCGTGCTGCGCGGGGGCAAGCCCGGCCCCGTGGTGGCCCTGCGCGCCGACATGGACGGCCTGCCCCTCACCGAAAGCAACGACCTGCCCTTCGCCTCCAAAGTGAAATCGACCTACCTGGGCCAGCCCGTGGGCGTGATGCACGCCTGCGGCCACGACACCCACGTGGCCATGCTCATGGGCGCGGCCGAGGTGCTGAGCCAGGTGAAAAAAGACGTGCCCGGCACCGTGAAGTTCATCTTTCAGCCCGCCGAAGAAGGCTCGCTGCCGGGCGTGGAAGGCGGCGCCAAGCTCATGGTGAAGGAGGGCGTGCTCGACAAGCCCAAGGTCGATGCCGTGTTTGGCGTGCACATTCAGGCCCAGACCGAGGTGGGCAACCTCACCTACCGCCCCGGCGGCGAGATGGCCAGCTCCGATAGATTCACCATCAAGGTGCGGGGCAAGGGTGCGCACGGCGCTTACCCCTGGAACAGCGTGGACCCCGTGGTGACCAGCGCCCAGATTATCATGGGCCTGCAAACCATCGTGAGCCGCGAAATCAAGCTGATTGACGACGCGGCCGTGGTGACGGTGGGCACCGTGCACGGCGGCGTGCGCTACAACGTCATTCCGGCCGACGTGGAGCTCAGCGGCACCATCCGGGCGCTCGACCCGGCGGTGCAGCAGCGCATCTGGGCCTCCATTCGCCGCATTGCCACCCACATTGCCGAAAGTGCCGGCGCCACCGCGGAAGTCAGCATCGAGCCCTACGTGCCAGTCACCAGCAACGACCCCGCCCTCACCGCCCGCATGCTGCCCACGCTGCAAGCCGCCGCCGGCCCCGGCCACGTGCGCGAAATCAAGGCCGTGACCGGCGCCGAAGATTTTTCCTTTTACCAGGAGAAGGTGCCGGGGCTGTTTTTGTTTGTGGGCGGCATGGCCAAGGGACAGGACCCCGCCACCGCGGCCGACCACCACACGGCTGGTTTCCGCATCGACGAGAGCGGCCTCACGCTGGGGGTGAAAACGCTCGCCACGCTGGCCGTGGACTACCTCGGTAGTGGCCCGCGCAAGCAAAAATAG
- a CDS encoding sphingomyelin synthase family protein, with product MANLLSSTTASPLETAPAVARRTGWAAAWSRPAFRLRLALVLALLVGLLPVVPGFYHFIQARPGHLLADPLLALLPVHDVSVPTFAIIYGAIAGTFAYLLPRPNLLLRALWGYYFLQVLRMATLWLLPLEPPTALVVLHDPVMDRIFEVTTQPIVRDLFFSGHTATMVLLVLAVRGRAWRRVLVLMTVAVGLLVLIQRVHYTYDVLAAPLFAWLAYWLAGRITKRKPSVHEPILF from the coding sequence GTGGCCAATCTTCTTTCTTCTACTACCGCCTCTCCCCTCGAAACGGCCCCGGCGGTAGCCCGCCGCACGGGTTGGGCCGCGGCCTGGAGCCGCCCGGCGTTCCGGCTGCGGCTGGCACTGGTACTTGCATTACTGGTGGGCCTGCTGCCGGTGGTGCCGGGCTTTTACCATTTCATTCAGGCGCGGCCGGGCCACCTGCTGGCCGACCCGCTGCTGGCGCTGCTGCCGGTGCACGACGTGTCGGTGCCCACGTTTGCCATCATCTACGGGGCCATTGCGGGCACCTTTGCTTACCTCCTGCCGCGGCCCAATCTGCTGCTGCGGGCGCTGTGGGGCTACTATTTCCTGCAGGTGCTGCGCATGGCCACGCTGTGGCTGCTGCCCCTGGAGCCGCCCACCGCGCTGGTGGTGCTACACGACCCGGTGATGGACCGCATTTTTGAAGTGACCACCCAGCCGATTGTGCGCGACCTGTTTTTCTCGGGCCACACCGCCACCATGGTACTGCTGGTGCTGGCGGTGCGCGGCCGCGCCTGGCGCCGGGTCCTGGTGCTGATGACCGTGGCCGTGGGCCTGCTGGTGCTCATTCAGCGCGTGCACTACACCTACGATGTGCTGGCGGCGCCGCTCTTTGCCTGG
- a CDS encoding M4 family metallopeptidase has translation MRKQYSAVAVALLGALAVPAAQAQDAARIQTKVLGTDNQPVLVQFSPEGKMAYRGLSGDQVLRQQLGLTNADQMVQRTVETDQIGYTHQKFAQFYQGIRVEHADYTVHSKGGTVESISGDFEKISGLSTTPSLGESAALTKALAHVGARKYMWQTTEANAAEFAPQGELVIVRDGRQNAETGPLVLAWKFNVYAAQPISRSYVYVDARSGQVVLQDNIIKHAAATGTFATAYSGSRTIADGTTTGGYFLRETTRGLGIQTFNCKKSNSYTSATDFIDADNNWTSAEYNNANFDNVAGDAHVGAQATYDYWKNVHGRNSYDNAGAVIKSYVHFDDVPGGAGYENAYWDGVRMTYGDGATRFRPLTALDVCGHEIGHAVCEKTANLTYANESGAMNEGLSDIWGASIEAYAVANLGFTSGGVKAKSTWLIGEEIDKQQAALRSMSDPKSLGQPAYYKGQYWVATTSSPSNANDQGGVHTNSGVLNHWYYILAVGKSGTNEGGNTYSVTGVGIDAAAKITYRMESVYMTASSTYAQARTYAIQAATDLYGAGSAQVIAVTNAWYAVGVGASYTGGGTTPPPTTTYCTIKGTSQSYEWIDLVQLGSINRTSGKDAGYYNGTALSTTVTAGSAQTVYFSAGFTSTAYTEYWKIYIDYNKNGVFTDAGELVVSGSSASAGTLSSTFTVPTTARNGTTVMRVIMSDNSATTSCGTFSYGEAEDYTLNITGGAALTAPATLAGNSTPLGNEAASTFEVYPNPATDALRLALPGNAEAQDVTVTDVRGARVAGATLHNGTLDISGLAKGMYTVSASDGQKVFHQRFVKE, from the coding sequence ATGAGAAAACAATACTCGGCTGTAGCAGTAGCTCTGCTCGGCGCACTTGCCGTTCCCGCGGCACAAGCACAGGATGCGGCCCGCATTCAAACCAAAGTATTGGGCACCGACAACCAGCCCGTGCTGGTGCAGTTTAGCCCCGAAGGAAAAATGGCCTACCGCGGCCTGAGCGGCGACCAGGTGTTGCGCCAACAGCTCGGCCTCACCAACGCTGACCAAATGGTGCAGCGCACGGTCGAAACCGACCAAATTGGTTATACCCACCAGAAGTTTGCCCAGTTTTACCAAGGCATCCGCGTAGAGCACGCCGACTACACCGTGCACAGCAAAGGCGGCACCGTGGAAAGCATCAGCGGCGATTTTGAGAAGATTTCGGGCCTGAGCACCACGCCTTCGCTGGGCGAAAGCGCGGCCCTGACCAAGGCCCTGGCCCACGTGGGCGCCCGCAAGTACATGTGGCAAACCACCGAAGCCAACGCCGCCGAATTTGCCCCGCAGGGCGAGTTGGTGATAGTGCGCGACGGCCGCCAGAACGCCGAAACCGGCCCCCTGGTGCTGGCCTGGAAATTCAACGTGTATGCCGCCCAGCCCATCAGCCGCTCCTACGTGTACGTGGACGCGCGCAGCGGCCAGGTGGTGTTGCAAGACAACATCATCAAGCACGCGGCGGCCACGGGCACTTTTGCTACAGCTTACAGCGGCAGCCGCACCATTGCCGACGGCACCACCACGGGCGGCTACTTCCTGCGCGAAACCACCCGCGGCCTCGGCATCCAAACGTTCAACTGCAAGAAGAGCAACAGCTACACCTCGGCCACCGATTTCATCGACGCCGACAACAACTGGACTTCGGCCGAATACAACAACGCCAACTTCGATAACGTGGCCGGCGATGCCCACGTGGGCGCCCAGGCCACCTACGACTACTGGAAAAACGTGCACGGCCGCAACTCCTACGACAACGCCGGGGCCGTTATCAAAAGCTACGTGCACTTCGACGACGTGCCAGGCGGCGCTGGCTACGAAAATGCCTACTGGGACGGCGTGCGCATGACCTACGGCGACGGCGCTACCCGTTTCCGCCCGCTGACGGCGCTGGACGTGTGCGGCCACGAAATCGGCCACGCCGTGTGCGAAAAAACTGCCAACCTGACCTACGCCAACGAGTCGGGGGCCATGAACGAAGGCCTGTCCGACATCTGGGGCGCTTCGATTGAAGCCTACGCGGTGGCCAACCTCGGCTTCACCTCGGGCGGTGTGAAAGCGAAGTCGACCTGGCTGATTGGCGAGGAAATCGACAAGCAGCAGGCCGCTTTGCGCTCGATGAGCGACCCGAAGTCGCTGGGCCAGCCGGCTTACTACAAGGGGCAGTACTGGGTGGCCACCACCTCGTCGCCGTCGAACGCCAACGACCAGGGCGGCGTGCACACCAACTCGGGCGTGCTCAACCACTGGTACTACATCCTGGCCGTGGGCAAGTCGGGCACCAACGAAGGCGGCAACACCTACAGCGTGACCGGCGTGGGCATTGACGCCGCCGCCAAAATCACCTACCGCATGGAAAGCGTGTACATGACGGCCTCGTCGACCTACGCCCAGGCCCGTACCTACGCCATCCAAGCTGCCACCGACCTGTACGGCGCCGGTTCGGCCCAGGTCATTGCCGTGACCAACGCCTGGTACGCCGTGGGCGTGGGCGCATCGTACACCGGCGGGGGCACTACGCCTCCCCCCACCACCACGTATTGCACCATCAAGGGCACCAGCCAGTCCTACGAGTGGATTGACCTCGTGCAGCTGGGCAGCATCAACCGCACCTCGGGCAAAGACGCCGGCTACTACAACGGTACGGCCCTGAGCACCACCGTTACTGCCGGCTCGGCCCAGACCGTCTACTTCTCGGCCGGCTTCACCAGCACCGCCTACACCGAGTACTGGAAAATCTACATCGACTACAACAAGAACGGCGTGTTCACCGACGCCGGCGAACTGGTGGTGAGCGGCAGCAGCGCCAGCGCGGGCACCCTCAGCAGCACCTTCACCGTGCCCACCACCGCCCGCAACGGCACCACGGTGATGCGTGTGATTATGAGCGACAACTCGGCCACCACCAGCTGCGGCACCTTCAGCTACGGCGAGGCCGAGGACTACACCCTCAACATCACTGGTGGCGCCGCCCTCACGGCTCCGGCCACCCTGGCCGGCAATTCTACGCCGCTGGGCAATGAGGCCGCCAGCACCTTCGAGGTGTATCCCAACCCGGCCACCGACGCCCTGCGCCTGGCCCTGCCCGGAAACGCCGAAGCTCAGGACGTGACCGTGACCGACGTTCGCGGCGCCCGCGTGGCCGGCGCCACCCTGCACAACGGCACGCTGGACATCAGCGGCCTGGCTAAGGGCATGTACACCGTGAGCGCCAGCGACGGCCAGAAAGTGTTCCACCAGCGCTTCGTGAAAGAGTAG
- a CDS encoding alpha/beta hydrolase: protein MRRFLLLTPVALLLAATVVILATEYVVARPSRRAKDVAYVPASAPDFDKERHVLDVYSPKKAAPTAAGYPVVLFIHGGSWTSGNKNLYTFIGRRLAKQGVVAVVINYRLAPPAHVPEQAADCARALAWTVQNISQYGGDPARVFVMGHSAGGGLAALLATDDELLAANGLPQNPVRGAIMDDPAGLDMYSYLKEMRYEGDEKYKVPFGNDPAVWKQMSPIYKIRPGLPPFIFYLGGETYPSISGSSGRFRDKLKATGQAPLYTIIPGRHHIPMVLQLYWQHNIIYQGILKMVGA from the coding sequence ATGCGTCGTTTCCTTCTGCTGACTCCCGTGGCCTTGCTGCTAGCCGCCACGGTGGTCATCCTGGCCACCGAATACGTGGTGGCCCGCCCCAGCCGCCGGGCCAAAGACGTGGCCTACGTGCCCGCCAGTGCCCCCGATTTTGACAAAGAGCGCCACGTGCTCGACGTGTATTCGCCTAAAAAGGCGGCGCCCACTGCGGCAGGCTACCCGGTGGTATTATTCATTCACGGCGGCAGCTGGACCAGCGGCAACAAAAACCTCTACACCTTCATCGGCCGCCGCCTGGCCAAGCAGGGCGTGGTGGCCGTGGTCATCAACTACCGCTTGGCGCCGCCCGCGCACGTGCCCGAGCAGGCCGCCGACTGCGCCCGCGCCCTGGCCTGGACGGTGCAGAACATCAGCCAGTATGGCGGCGACCCCGCCCGCGTGTTCGTGATGGGCCACTCGGCCGGCGGCGGGCTGGCCGCCCTGCTCGCCACCGACGACGAGCTGCTGGCCGCCAATGGCCTACCCCAAAACCCCGTGCGCGGCGCCATCATGGACGACCCTGCGGGGCTCGACATGTACAGCTACCTCAAGGAAATGCGCTACGAGGGCGACGAGAAATACAAAGTGCCCTTCGGCAACGACCCCGCCGTGTGGAAGCAGATGTCGCCCATCTATAAAATCAGGCCGGGCCTGCCGCCGTTCATTTTCTACCTGGGCGGCGAGACGTACCCCAGCATCAGCGGCAGCTCGGGGCGCTTTCGCGACAAGCTGAAGGCCACCGGGCAGGCACCGCTTTACACCATCATTCCCGGCCGGCACCACATTCCCATGGTGCTTCAGCTGTACTGGCAGCACAACATCATCTACCAAGGAATATTGAAAATGGTGGGAGCGTAA
- a CDS encoding APC family permease, with protein sequence MSQPSLQRRLGLVQATALNMIDMVGIGPFVTLPLVMGFMGPNFLLAWLVGAALASVDGLIWSELGAAYPEAGGSYRFLKLAYGEQKWGRYMSFLYVWQTLIQSPLVLASGAIGFAQYFGYLVPMPEWWQPKAVAGGVVLLLIVLLYRRIEDIGKLGVALWVGVLGLMGWLIFGGVTHPNHHVAIFPAGGFPALPGLVISVAMGQAAVKTIYSYLGYYNVCHLGAEIKGPEKVIPRSIFLSILGIAALYLLLNWSVGTVIPWQEVQGWQASAGDKSQFIVSVFVERLYGPAAATFATALVLLVAFASLFAVLLGYSRIPYAAAADGEFLPVFGKLHPTKNFPYVSLLLLGGVGFVFSLLFRLGEVISAILAMRILVQFVGQAVGLVLLRRRRGTAALPFKMPLYPLPVILAIIVWLFVFVGIAPAEVTWGGMHFKLYFQFAALGMMALGTVAFLLWSRSLKRWPFAQA encoded by the coding sequence ATGTCGCAACCCTCTTTGCAGCGCCGCCTGGGCCTGGTGCAGGCCACCGCCCTCAATATGATTGACATGGTGGGCATCGGCCCATTCGTCACCCTGCCGCTCGTGATGGGCTTCATGGGGCCCAATTTTCTGCTGGCCTGGCTGGTGGGCGCGGCACTGGCCTCGGTCGACGGCCTCATTTGGAGCGAACTGGGCGCCGCTTACCCGGAAGCCGGCGGCAGCTACCGCTTCCTCAAGCTGGCCTACGGCGAGCAGAAGTGGGGGCGCTACATGTCGTTTCTCTACGTGTGGCAAACGCTCATTCAGTCGCCGCTGGTGCTGGCATCGGGCGCCATCGGCTTTGCCCAATACTTTGGCTACCTCGTGCCCATGCCGGAGTGGTGGCAGCCCAAGGCCGTGGCCGGTGGCGTGGTGCTGCTGCTCATCGTGCTGCTCTACCGCCGCATCGAAGACATCGGCAAGCTGGGCGTGGCGCTGTGGGTGGGCGTGCTCGGGCTGATGGGCTGGCTGATTTTCGGCGGTGTCACGCACCCCAACCACCACGTGGCCATCTTCCCCGCCGGCGGCTTTCCGGCCTTGCCGGGGCTGGTCATTTCGGTGGCCATGGGCCAGGCGGCCGTCAAAACCATCTACTCCTACCTCGGCTACTACAACGTGTGCCACCTCGGCGCCGAAATCAAAGGTCCGGAAAAGGTCATCCCACGCAGTATTTTCCTGAGCATTCTGGGCATTGCGGCGCTGTATCTGCTGCTGAACTGGAGTGTGGGTACCGTTATTCCGTGGCAGGAAGTGCAGGGCTGGCAGGCCAGCGCCGGCGACAAGTCGCAGTTCATCGTGAGCGTGTTTGTGGAGCGGCTCTACGGGCCGGCGGCCGCCACCTTTGCCACGGCGCTGGTGCTGCTGGTGGCATTTGCCTCGCTGTTTGCGGTGCTGCTGGGCTATTCGCGCATCCCCTACGCCGCGGCGGCCGATGGGGAGTTTCTGCCCGTATTCGGCAAGCTGCACCCCACCAAAAACTTCCCCTATGTCTCGCTGCTGCTGCTGGGCGGCGTGGGCTTTGTGTTCAGCCTGCTGTTCCGGCTGGGCGAGGTGATTTCGGCCATTCTGGCCATGCGCATTCTGGTGCAGTTTGTGGGGCAGGCCGTGGGGCTGGTGCTGTTGCGGCGCCGGCGCGGCACGGCCGCGCTGCCGTTCAAGATGCCGCTGTATCCGTTGCCGGTTATTCTGGCCATCATCGTGTGGCTGTTTGTGTTCGTCGGCATCGCGCCGGCCGAGGTGACGTGGGGCGGCATGCATTTCAAGCTCTATTTCCAGTTTGCCGCGCTAGGAATGATGGCGCTGGGCACGGTAGCGTTCCTATTGTGGAGCCGGAGTTTGAAACGGTGGCCGTTTGCGCAGGCATAA
- a CDS encoding amine oxidase encodes MAILTPESSPFQSFWWGGYECTDQLNAFGNRVDFLPLTGHLQLIDEDYAAQKPFNVGTVREGIRWAHIEKTPYQYDFSTVKTMLEAGERHGIQQIWDLCHFGYPDDLTPLHPMFARRFAALCRAFVDFYRSVRPEGTLIVTPINEVSFISWLGGDANGTSPYCHGQGWRVKYGLMRAYIEGSYALREADPGIRLLTTEPLISIVPPLRANSREIREARDAHHNQFQATDILCGRLCPELGGSPELLDIVGFNYYYDNQWQLHPHQKMGWNDVVMDPRWVPLHKLLQNAYKRYGRPFAITETSHPGVDRPIWWRMVAEECAHVLRKGLPLQGVCIYPFVDRPDWDHLDQWHRSGLFDADLSQPGPARVLHQPSAEALLQAQAVVSAARPPRSRVRLPELL; translated from the coding sequence ATGGCAATACTTACTCCAGAATCCAGCCCGTTTCAGTCTTTTTGGTGGGGCGGCTACGAATGCACCGACCAGCTCAATGCCTTCGGCAACCGGGTCGACTTCCTGCCCCTCACCGGCCACTTGCAGCTGATTGACGAAGACTACGCCGCCCAGAAGCCCTTCAACGTGGGCACCGTGCGCGAGGGCATCCGCTGGGCGCACATCGAGAAAACGCCTTACCAGTACGATTTCAGCACCGTGAAAACCATGCTGGAGGCCGGCGAGCGCCACGGCATTCAGCAAATCTGGGACCTGTGCCACTTCGGCTACCCCGACGACCTCACGCCGCTGCACCCCATGTTTGCCCGGCGCTTTGCCGCGCTGTGCCGCGCGTTTGTCGATTTCTATCGCTCCGTGCGGCCGGAGGGCACGCTCATCGTCACGCCCATCAACGAGGTGAGTTTCATTTCGTGGCTGGGCGGCGATGCCAACGGTACTTCGCCCTACTGCCACGGCCAGGGCTGGCGCGTGAAATACGGCCTGATGCGGGCCTACATCGAAGGCAGCTACGCCCTGCGCGAAGCCGACCCCGGCATCCGCTTGCTCACCACCGAGCCGCTTATCAGCATTGTGCCACCGCTGCGGGCCAACAGCCGCGAAATCCGCGAAGCCCGCGATGCCCACCACAACCAATTTCAGGCCACCGACATCCTGTGCGGCCGCCTGTGCCCCGAGCTGGGCGGCAGCCCCGAGCTGCTCGACATCGTGGGCTTTAATTACTACTACGACAACCAGTGGCAGCTCCACCCGCACCAGAAAATGGGCTGGAACGACGTGGTGATGGACCCGCGCTGGGTGCCGCTGCACAAGCTGCTGCAAAATGCCTACAAGCGCTACGGCCGCCCCTTCGCCATCACCGAAACCAGCCACCCCGGCGTGGACCGGCCCATTTGGTGGCGCATGGTAGCCGAAGAGTGCGCCCACGTGCTGCGCAAGGGCCTGCCGCTGCAGGGCGTGTGCATCTACCCCTTCGTGGACCGGCCCGATTGGGACCACCTCGACCAGTGGCACCGCTCCGGCCTGTTCGATGCCGACCTCTCGCAGCCCGGCCCGGCCCGCGTGCTGCACCAGCCCAGCGCCGAGGCCTTGCTGCAGGCCCAGGCCGTGGTGAGTGCCGCACGCCCGCCCCGCAGCCGCGTGCGCCTGCCCGAGCTGCTGTAG